From the genome of Dioscorea cayenensis subsp. rotundata cultivar TDr96_F1 chromosome 24, TDr96_F1_v2_PseudoChromosome.rev07_lg8_w22 25.fasta, whole genome shotgun sequence:
tatatagaatgaGATGTAGCAGTGGAAATAAGTTTAGTTGTTTTATGTAGAGTATAATATCAATTAATACAGTCAGCAATTTTGTATAGAATATGATATTAGTGAAAAATACACCGACCTATTTTGGATTGAGTTGATAAATTTTAACACAACATGATAATAATGTAACCAAATTTGGAAAAATGCACCAACCTACTTAAGGTGGAGCAGGCAAAATTTAACATTACATGGTAATATAGGAAGGTTTTTCatactaatatttttatataaaaaaatatttgtcaagAGAAATCTACTTTTAATATCttttttcaactaatttaaaATTCGTAGTTTATAAAAACTTAGTGGGtgaaaaccaatatatatatatataaaatgagcTATGACAGTGAAAATAAGATTAGTTGTTTCATGTAGGGTATAATATCACTCAGGGAATACAGTGAGCGGTATTGTATAGAATATGATATTGGTGAAAAATGCACAGATCTATTTTGGATTGAGCTGGCAAATTTTAATACCATATGATAATAACATAATCAAATTCGGAAAAATGCACCGACTTATTTTGGGCGAAGTTGGCAAATTTTAACACAGCATGATGATAACATAGGCAAATTTTTTCAgactaatatttttatatatcaaaaAATATTCATTAGGAGAAATCTACTCCCAATATATTTTTTCAgactaatatttttatatataaaaagatattcaTTAGGAGAAATCTACTCTCAGTGTCTTTTTTTAgactaatttaaaattaatagtttCTGAAAAACCAGTTAGTTAAAGaccaaaaacatataaagaatgaACTGTGACAGTGAAAATAGGTTAAGTTGTTTTGTGTAGGGTATAATATCAATTAGGGAATACATTGAGTGGTTTTATATAGAATCTAATGTTGGTGAAAAATACATCGACTTATTTTGGGGTGAGCTGGTAATTTCAACACGATATGAGGATAACATATgcaaatttggatttttggtgtttttgcATAGGATATGATAATGATTAGCAAAAATTGTGCTAAGCAGTTTTGTATATAATATGATATTGGTGAAGAATGTACGAATCTACTTAGGGTTGAGCTGGCAAATTTTAACATGACATGGTGATAACGTAAGCAAATTTTGACAAATGGATTGACCTATTTTGGGTTGAGTTGGCAAATTTTAACACGACATGAAGATAATGTAAGCAAATTTGGATTTGTAGTGTTTTTGTGTAGAGTATGATATTAATTAGGAAAAATTGTGCTAAGcaattttgtataaaatatgatattagTGAAAAATACGCTAACATATATTCTGTTAAACGGGCAAATTTTAACGAGACATGGTGATAACATAAGCAAATTTagatttgttgtgtttttgcaTACTATATAATATTGATCCGTAAAACTTGCGTTAAGCGGTTCTGTATAGAATATGGTATTTATGAGAAATGCCCTTACCTATTTTGGATTGAGCTgacaaattttaattcaatataATGATAAtgtaaacaaatttaatattgtGGTGTTTTTACTTATATCAATTGGAAAAAATTATGTTAAGTGGTTCCATAAAGAATATGATATAAGTGAAAATACACTGACTTATTTTAGGTTGAGGTGACAAATTTTAACAAGACATAATGATAACGTaaacaaatttgaatttttatggtatttttatgTAGGGTATAATctcgattaaaaaaaattatattaagcGGTTCTGTATAGAATATGATTTTAGCAAAAACCACATCCGCTTATTTTGAGTTGAGTTGGCAAACTTTAAcccaatataataataacatgaaCAAATTTGGAATTGTGGCATGAGATATAgctaacataaataaatttggttTCAAATTATCCATGCTTATTCATGTTAAACGTTATGATATTAATTTctttatgaaataataatgttttcatTATGATTTTGTCAATTCAACTagtcaaaaatatattataatcatGTTAACATGGTTACGACCAATTTATGGACATGAGATTTATTTGGAATTTTGATTGACTTCATCAAGGTCTtggaaaatatataaagaaatatttggAACTTAAGACCAAGTATTgtgaattatttgaaaaatacttATTGTAAAGTATGATACTGAATTAATATGTTGttatttgataataaataaataatcagtcctataataataataataataataataataataataataataataataatgatgatgatgatgtttcaTTTTAGTCTTAAATTAAAGTCAAAGATTTTAATCCCTTCCAACTTATGGTTGAGGATTCAAAGCTAGCGcacaattattattaacaataataataataataataataataaatctaatttggatatattttttttcataaaataaatttttttgacgttcttatttaaaaaaaaaatatattctcttcgtagttgtttattttataaaattaaaaaatcactatatatttatataaacacttGACTAAAATGTTCTAAAACACACACAAAGTTAAATGCTTATGCCCCAAACACATCAGGTTAAATTAGGGTTAAGTTCAACACTATTTAGATACAAAAGTAATTTCTTTGGATATATACACCTGGTTGTAACATACATGTGCATTTAAATTCAtgtacaacatatatatatatatatatcaacttatTAATTTACCTTccatattttccattttttacaATCCATGTCTGAACATAAAGAAATGCACtccttaaaataataataataataaataaataaataaataaataaataaataaataaataatttttttaaaaaaaaataaaatattcattttgttaaaaaGAATAAGGCCAGACAAAAGACTCCTTTTAATAAACAGAAATACATCCAAAATAATACCAATTTCTTCTCAACTTCACCAAAGTCCTGAATATCAACACACAAACTAATTATATGAAATTACATACTTGCAAAACTTGGAAGAGTATTTCTCAACATATGTGTGTAAATTTAGTCATTTAAGCTTCTTTCTCTTTGATTAAAATCCTCAATGAAAGAGCTTCATTTGCAGTATGTTTCAAATTAGAGAACAAAAATaaggcagaaaaaaaaaaacactgaaaATGGAGCATCTAGACATCTGAAACATGATTCAAAACACCAGAACAAGTTCGTCAAGTTAAATATAAAGCAATGAAGAATCAGCTCAAATTTTCATACAACATTATATGAACTTGTGGAAATAAATGATTGGATTGGTGAGAAAAACAGAGAAAGATGATTTACAATGatttattaacatatatatatatataataactgtTAGACTGGGAATCAACTCAACAGTCAACACAGATCAATTTATCATCCAATTTCTGtaaattcaacaacaacaacaacaacaacaagctgtCGGTTACATAAATCCTTATCTTTCCATCCCATGTTACCTTGTCAAAGATTAAAGATTGGATAAACTGAGCTCTGAAAAATCATTTCGTAAAGTTTTCACTAAACACTTTAAAATGATATACTAACCACTGACGCTTGTTCACCACTATTTAAGCAAGTTTGATAGCACATGACCATACCTTGTTTTAACATATTTGAAAAGATGAACTGATTTAGCACAACACCAAAGTGTATAAATCTAAGCAGTACATATTATGCATCACTAAATTAAGGCATCCTATCGTGTTATATATGGGCAACATGATAGCAAATGATCGAACCAATGTTAATGGAAGCTGCCAATGATTCACAATCCAGTCTTGGATAAAAAAACGTTATATACATTTTGAAACTTCCATTCTAATGAcctaatttcaataaaaaaaatgaatctgCCTCTCTTTTGTCAAATGTAGCCTTCAGCATTCAACACTTAATGGTTTATCAAACATTTGAAATGCAAAGACTCGTATTGTTCCCTTTCAGCTAGTTCAATAACACATGACTATAccttattttaatatgtttacaaaaaattaaatgatttagcAGAACAATAAAAACATCCATAAATCTAAGCAGCTAATATTATGCATCACTTAATTAAGGCATCTATCATTTAAATCAGCAACATGATAGCAAACACAGAGGATCAAACCAACGTTAATGGAAGCCACCAAGGATTCACAATTCAGGCTTGTATAACAAAACATTATATACACTTTAAAACTTCCATTCTAATGACCaaatttcaatgaaaaaatgGATTTGCCTCTCAATTCTCAAATGTAACCTTCAACTTCAACACTTAATTGTTTATCAAACACAAAGACTCATGTTGCTCACTTTCATTGATAGATATTCAGGATTTACAGCAAACTAGAATGCATAAAATTTgaataaccaaataaaaagacgtccacaagcaaacaaacaagtGTATTTCAACAAATAGTCATAAAAAACTATGAAGAACTGTAACAAACACAATACCACACAACAAATTCCGATGCTTCGCACCTGAATCATTAAGGCTTGGAAAGCATTAATCCCCAATGAAAAGAAGAACACAAGCAAACAAACAGGTGTATTTCAACAAGTAGTCATCAAAAACTATGAAGAACTGTAACAAACACAATACCCACACAACCAATTCTGATGCTTCGCACCTGAATCAACAAAGCTTGGAAAGCATTAAAGCCAAATGCAAAGAAGAACACAACTacacaagcaaacaaacaagtGTATTTCATCAAGTAGTCATAAAAAACTttgaagaaatataacaaacacAATACCCACACAACCAATTCCGATGCTTCGCACCTGAATCATCAGAGCTTGGAAAGCATTAAAGCCAAATGCTCATCCGAAACTGACACTTCATCATGGGCACCGACCGCCTCTGCCAACCGAGCAGCTATTTGATGTTTACACTACACAAAGAACACAATCCAATCAAGTAACTCAATGAAATGCCAAACTGGGAGCAAAATGAGAGGACATACACAGAGCTGTTCACTGCGGTTGACAATGTCATAGAAGAAGGAATAGCAAGTGCAGTGGTGCTCGGGAAAGCAGATATACTCTTCTTTCCGCTTTGATTCCCCAACAACCTAACAAGAAAAAGCAAATGATAGATAGAGAAATTGATCACAAGATTggggaattagggttagggcaGAGGATAAAGAGAACCAGAAAGAGAAAGCGGCCACTGGGGAAGCCTGAAACCTTACGAACACCGCCCTGATCTACAATCCTGGTGGCTCGCTCCAAGTTCTTCCCATATAGGAAATGCAAGCTAgagaattttcaataaaaatcggAGCTTTATTGAGGATGAGAGAAGAGGGATAGTGAAAAAGCTCACATAGATAGCTGATCGTCTGAAACTGGAGTTCATCGTTCCCATCAAGGATTCAAAGACAAGATAAGGTCAGAATGTTGCTCTAATGAATGCAacagcgagagagagagaggaagagagagagagagagggagagagaaagaACCTGAGCGAGAGGAGTTGATTTGGTTCCAGAGGGTGGATGCTACGGCGGCGGTGGCGGAGGTGGACGCCATTGATGAGCTCTGCGGAGCTGAGAGTGCTGCTGTGAAGATGGTTTTTCGCGGGGGGTGTTCGAACTTTGGAactttgttataaaaaaatttcagaaaattgaaaatttgaaataaagtgagtgttttatttaaaaaaaaattaaataaaacataattttgttaaaaaactaaaaaacacgGGTTGGATGTTGgataatcaaataatcaatttttaatttattatatatgtttttaattaattgtgcttgttatatttattaaaaaaacataaaataatatatatatatatatatatatatatatatatattaataaaaaatacatcattATAACGAAACTatggtatatatataccttAAAATCCACCAATAGTGAAATTTGAACATGGTAAAATACATATGAAAtaggtaaaaaatatttttaattttttaaaatatagaccAATGGCAGGACAAacctcaattttttaattacgagaaaataaaatagcacCGATATGTGACATCTAGAAAATAATAAGTTGGTTGTTTAGAAGTGGccttatataattatatataatatttacatatatctTATATTATATTGTAATACTAACTAATCATATTTTAGAATATATGCAAAAGTAAATATGAGTATATCTTAACACCAtgaaccacacacacacacacacacacacacacacacacacacacacacacacacaaatggataaagaacaaaaacagaAGTTTATCTTGACAAACCTAAACATAAACTTAACATGAAAGAGTGAACAAGAAACAAGGAATTGTTTGCTGCTTATGGTCACATTACAAAATTTAGATGTAACATGGCAAGACTTCTTTTCTGCTTTCCTGTTTCTATTCTACTATACAGCAGATGCTAGCCCACTATCTTTTTTGATATCTAACGAAGGAAACATCGATGTGGAACGACGAAACTGAAATTAGAATTATACAAAAATGGGTGAACTAATCATAAGGTTAGCTATGTACAATGGAAGAAGTATACAGAACCACCGGCCGAACAGAATGCAGTAATGAACAACAATTGTTGCAGAAAACCTGTGAAAAtgagcaaaaagaaaaataaataaataaaataaaataaaaggtcaGTAAATATTGTTATCAGAATGATTGGAATGACGAGTATAAATAAACTCCGGCAACAGAGACGATTAGTTTACCTTCGCCTAGATTTGACTGTACAATGACTTCTTTCAACAAAAGATCAGCCTTGATTTACACTGTCCGAATTCTTGATACCATGCAGAATCTTgccattttgataaaaatatggGTCTGGATCACTCTGGGCAAGAAGATGGTAAATTCTCATTGTATTGAAAACAAGTTAGCagtcatttgatatatatatatatatatatatatatttatacaggTTCTATAGGCTCTAAAGGTTTGGATTTTTCCATCTCTGCCTCTTTCTCGGCTTTCTTCTTATCTAGTTCTGCCTGCTTGCAGTTTTCGTCGTGTGCCTTCCGGAATAACCGTACAAAATTCAAAAGAGTGGTGATAACTGCATATTGTTCATTATATCATAAGGAATGTTAGctttaatatacaaaaataataaataaatcatgcatgGTTGTTAAGCAAAAATTCAGTGCATGGATTTGCAAAGGATTCAATCTTGGTAATCATTTATCACCGGAAATCTAGGCGATGATGATAGGTTTTGAAGCTGCAGACATTCAATTTTAAGTTGTTTGATAGCAAACGAGATTCCATTGGAGAAAAAGAAGGTGAAAACATTTCGCATAAATGTAAGCTACCTCAAGTTAGgataattagattaaaaaagTCCCTTGAATCATCTAATCGGGAAGTTGTATCATTTGTAGATCTCTTGGAAGATTAAGTAGCTATGGGAAAACTAACATGGCAAAAGAAGTGAAGCAAGAACATACCTACAATAAaggaaatcaaaaagaaaaaggatgccGCAAGAACGttatgaaggagaagaagatgcagGTATTTATACCATACACTACTGAACTAGACAAATATCAGAGAGGATGTCCTTAT
Proteins encoded in this window:
- the LOC120252853 gene encoding zinc finger SWIM domain-containing protein 7 isoform X3, translated to MASTSATAAVASTLWNQINSSRSVSDDQLSILHFLYGKNLERATRIVDQGGVRKVVGESKRKEEYICFPEHHCTCYSFFYDIVNRSEQLCCKHQIAARLAEAVGAHDEVSVSDEHLALMLSKL
- the LOC120252853 gene encoding zinc finger SWIM domain-containing protein 7 isoform X2 — its product is MASTSATAAVASTLWNQINSSRSDDQLSILHFLYGKNLERATRIVDQGGVRKVSGFPSGRFLFLVVGESKRKEEYICFPEHHCTCYSFFYDIVNRSEQLCCKHQIAARLAEAVGAHDEVSVSDEHLALMLSKL
- the LOC120252853 gene encoding zinc finger SWIM domain-containing protein 7 isoform X1, translating into MASTSATAAVASTLWNQINSSRSVSDDQLSILHFLYGKNLERATRIVDQGGVRKVSGFPSGRFLFLVVGESKRKEEYICFPEHHCTCYSFFYDIVNRSEQLCCKHQIAARLAEAVGAHDEVSVSDEHLALMLSKL